The nucleotide sequence TTGACATAGGGCGGCCAAATAAAACAGATTGCGCAGGCAACGCGTATCTCGTTCCGCGTTTGCCATGCCGAGATCCCCTCCTGGTGTGACAGCAGAATTGATCCGAGGATCTCATGTGATTTGGCCACCATCTTCTCTCAAAATTTTCTCATAGCCCACCCCATGCCCTCCCCTCCCTGGAACCCCTCAAGCACTCCGATTTCTCTTGCAGCTCTAACCAATCGCCAATCAGAAGGTTATGTGCAGCACGTACGTGCTTAAGGATTAGACTACAGCCCAACCCCGGCATACTCAGTTCAGAAAGAGATGGTATTGAGATTTGGAACTTGTGAGTCCGCTTTGATAAACTGATGCTAGGTAAGATTTGATTGAATTGATTCCATATACTAATTTTCTGATTCTGTAAATTTTAGCACGGCATGCCGTCCAATACATATGCATCCGGTGAGGAAAAAAAAAGGAACAAGCAGATGACTTTATATAGTTACAGAAAGGATCGATTGATAACTCTTTTTAAGAGTAATATGAGGAGTTGAAGAAATCAAGGCATGTCATTTGTTCTGACCGATCTACTAGTCTTAATCCAGAAGACAAGGGCACAAGGGCAACAAACAGATGGAAACAATGTAAGTGATTATGAGCACATATTTAATTCATCTTGTATAGAATTTGCTAGTTTAGACACAAAATCAATTTTTGTTATGGATATCTATGATCCAAAAAATTGGGATAGCGTAATAATTAACAAAGATATGGAAATAATAGTGGAGAAGGCGCCCTATAATAGAAGTAGATAGAGTTAGGTTTTTTTAACTGAGCTAGTATGTGGAAATTATTTGATATAAAAAAAATGTGTTCAGTGGACTTTATATATTTATTGGGAACATTTGATATAAACATATATTAATTACTATTTTCATATTTATATTGAGAGGCCCCCAGTTATAGTTTCGCCCAGGGCCCCCGAAATCTCAGGATCGGCCCTGCTCATATGGGGCATATAGAGAAGTACAACAAGAAAAAGGATTGGAGTACATCACAAGTAATTATTGGTTTAAACcaaatctatctctatctctcctaATCCCTAACTAATACGTTTATACTACCAACAGTTTATAGTATCAAAGTTTCGTGAAAGATGCAACTCATTTGCAAGCCAGAAAAAATAACAAACCCAAACTTTTTTCTTTCAAAATCTGAAAATGCTACCCTAGCTCCCCATTTTTGTTTGTCATCCAGACCTGAAAATCAATCTTTCAAAAACAACTTAGACATGCATGACTCACTCCAATATATACAcatttgattattattttttgTCTTTGAAACATTTCAAGTCAGTTTTAGAATTCTATGAAACAAagggaacatatatatatatatatatgctcaccTGGAGCACATAATTAGCATTTCCCTTGGCGGTATAAATTGGAATCCGAATTCAGGACATGAACTCGGATCACAGTGTATGCCATAAAATTATTTTTATATACACCATGTTGCAATCCCTTCCCATCCAACTTAGTGCGGTAGAAAGCTAAAGTCTTTGGATTCTTATACACAAGAATTTTTTATTGGTGTCACTTTTTCATGAACTAATCCACTTATATTAATTTAAGTAGGTAATTGGTCAAGCTTGCACGGTCTTTCTTTTTGGAATATAGGGGTAACTAGCAAAAAGGTCCGTGCGTTACGacgtgagaaaaaaataccacacgctcttaatttacaaaaaatggTCTATAATCTGAGTATTTGTAGCTACGGCCCAAACAAACATGGTCTTAACCTATAAAAGTGCAGTGTTTAAGATTTTATAGGTGTTCTATTTCAACACTGCTTAAATGTAGATTTAATCCATATAAAAAAAGGGCAATTGATCATGCATTTATTCATGTCATGTTCGGAATGGTGTGTTGTTACGGGTGAGTAAAGAAAAATGACAACAATAAACAATGACACATTAGCACACTATGGAGACATGTGTGCATCAATGGCAGTTTTCAGTATAAGAATCACCAACTTAGGGTAACTCTTGAACACTTTTTTTCACATGCATAttttcttaaatacatgaagagtTGTTAAAAAGATACATGATTTTTAATCATAAAAGAGATGttttttttttctggaaaaaaacgGTTTTGTATGGCCTCCTATGGACGCAGGTACTTGCGccctatttcatcactatttcttgccatacatgtcatatgtattggtccatgcatgtttcatcactatttatatcttatcaaacttgtcttttattttatttttgtcatgcatgcctcctttttacttttttcatgcatgttctttctttcttcttcttataTATAGAAGAATAGCGCAACATCTCATCTTTATCGGATCTCCTCTGCATTTTCTCTTTTATTCCTTTTATAGCAGACATCCCATCTTTATTAGGTCCTTCGTTTATTTCTTGTCATGCATGTCCTTATTTATTCTGTGTGTTTAGCAAATTTATGTTCAATTTCATGTCCAAACATGATTTTGCTTAGGTGTTCATCCCCAATCTGAATCAGTATCGGTATGAAAAAAAGACGGGTAATGCATTGTTGATTAACGTTGCAGCCTTTTAAATTGCTAAAAGATAAAATAACATattttttaatcaaatttcatatatataacacatcaaatttggagttacggtttagaagacatgagtatttaaaaaatatatttaatATGTACTGTGATTTTAATGTCAGAAACGTTAGGGGGTATTTTATAAAATAACAAAatggactaagaatacctatttcttctattagtaggtatagatagatatagataatTGGCATCATAAGTTCCGTTGCACAATGCATGAGCGCCAAGTATATAGTGTTATTGCATATGTTGTGTGTATATATAACAACATATTTGCAGAGTAGGAGGCGCTTTATTTCtctattttttgaaaaaaatcatgaattttttaataattatgcaaactgttttttgaaatcatgaaaaatttatgatttcttgttttttttcaaaactcgCAACTTTCTAAGATTTGGATTTGTTGGAAATCTTGAATTAATTTAAAGATGGAAAACAAATACAAAAATGATAAAGGAAAAAGCAAAAATGAAATAATAAAGAGCAGGGGCATCACGACCggcacctgggctggcccattactgcACACAGGAAGTAGGAGGCGCTTTATTTCTCTATTTTttgaaaaatcatgaactttttaataatatgcaaactgttttttgaaatcatgaaaaaTTTATGATTTCTTGATATATTTTTTAAAAACTCGCAACTTTCAAAGATTTGGAATTTTTGGGAATCTCaaattaatttaaagaaggaaaACAAATACAGAAATGAATCAATGATAAAGGAAAAAGCAAAAGATGAAATAATAAATAGCAGGGGCGTCACCACCGGCACCTAGGCCGGCCCATATCTGCGCACGGGGAAGGAGGAGGCGAGCACAAGAAAAGGGAATTAAAAACAACACAGCCAGGAATCGAACCACACTGCGTCTCTGCTCATGGCATATTAGTGTATCAATTTATAAGAACTATAACTGACGGTGTTCTAAAAAAAACAAATCATTTCCTTCACTTATAGGTGGCATAGCAGGTAATTTAGGGAAACTTCGGGGACATATTttatgacggacgaccagaagcagtGGCCTTTTTATTGTTAGGAAAAGATATATGTATGTACGAGAGGTTATGTCGTTGTCGCTTGAGCAGCACGGCAGGGCTTTCATCATCGTCGCTCGAGCAACACGTCAGGGAAGAGGTAAAATCTCGAGGTAAAAGCACCAGGGGTCCTAAAACTTGTCTcccatgtgatgatttagtcctaGAACTTGCAAAAGTAAGCTATGCAGTTCTAGAACTTGCACACAATGTGCAAATTTAGTCCAGAGCCAATCAAAAACAGCCAAGTGGTGCCTGCAGCTAGATTGAGTCCGTCGGCTGCTGGACATTTGCAGTTACCCCCTTGCTGTTTTGTGGATTCAACCCGCAGTACACGCTAATTTAATACATCCGTCCGCACCCCTGTTCCCGTCCTCGCAAAGTCTCTTTTACATGAACCGGTATGTACTGGTGGAGCATCCATCACTCGTTTGCTTTTAGATGCGTGTGTACATGCTTCTTTTCACATGTATTCCCTCAGGCTTCATTTTGTATCTCTTTCATTATGTCAAGTCAGCATGTCTTGTCTATGCCTCACAACACCACTTTATGTCAGAAGGAGAGACGGAGCATAGCATGCGGCATGCGATTTATCCCCAACTGTTTATTCTATTTGGCTTCAAAAATTTAGATGATACATAACTTTTTAACCGAAACTCCATTTTTCAAATTTTATACATATTTGAAATTCTGGCAACAAGACCTTTAAAACAAGACCAATATTGGATATATTTTTTGAAACGAGATTCACATATTTCACTCGTTTGAAAATGTTTTGAAATAAGTGAAATTGTGTTTTTATAAATGAGCGAAATCTGTTTCATGAAGCGAGTGAAATTGTTTTTTCAATTCATAACTTTTTGAATTGTGTGAAATAGGTTTTGGAAATACGTTTTAAGACATTTCATAAATACAAAGTGAAATCAGTTTTCCAAATCAGTGAAATGTGTTTTTTCAAACTAGTGAAATACTGATTTTAGAATGCGTGGAATTATATTCTTTGAAATGAGTGAAACAGTAAAAGTAATGGTTCTTGAGATATAGTTTGTAATGAGTGAAATACAGTAAATGTTCAAAGCTGATTTTTCTGCTGAGTGAAATACGTTTCAATTTCTTTTTGTAAATAAGAAGTGGAATTAGTTTTTGAGATTGTAATGAGTGAAATTAGTTTTTCAAATCGGTGCAATGtgctttttcaaatttgtgaaataCTTATTTTAAAACGGCTGAGATTATATTCTTTGAAATGAGTGAAACAGTTTGGATATATtaatttttcaaaaatattcaaatgaACTTTTTGAAATTAGTTCAGAAATTGAAATATTTTTTATGAAATACCGAAACATTCTTATGTTTTATGAAAGTTATTTGAAAGATAATTAAAATATGTAAAATAAAAAGTAGTTCAAATTTGTCCAAGATTGATCTTGTTTTGAAGGCCTTGTCACCAAATATTCGaatatataaaaagtttcaaaaatGAACATTTGGTTTAAAACATATCAAGTATTGAAAAATATGAGGCTGAAAATTAATCCATGTGAGATGTATAAGCAGAGACTACATGCATGTGTCGTTCGTCTCCACTCTATCCCATTGATGTAGGGATGCTGGTAGTGTGgccctaataccaaacagacctcgcagtcaaacctaacatctaagacctgaggtcccaaccaggacaccTGATGGGTATGGGACActcaccagtccggcgcactcctcaaccaggacgtctgccgagtatgaggccgccacagccacgtgccaccaatccatcttcagtgatgtactgctgcatctaccttgcccagTCTAGcagccgtcgacgccaccacgacgccagacaacgccaccatcctgcgcttGTCCATAATCACACGCCTACCGGCGAGACTCCGCGcgctccatgccgctgagacccgccgttGTCAACGTGCCAGATGCCACACCGCTCCTCCGACGCAAAACACCACCTGTTGCCACCGGTCCCATCCTCTCCGCTCGCAGTTCTTCAAACCGAGCACCCAAACGCCCCAGGCGGCGCCTCCAGAAAGGGTATGACACACGCAGTGCTCTGCCGCCCAATCTAAGGAGATTTAAGGGTTTCACCCAGGCATGGGGTCGGGGTGGAGGGCAGGGACCTCGACGGCGCCTGCAAGGAGGAGAACGACGACCCTGGTCGTCGCCACCATCGGGATGAATGAGTCATCCAAAGTTTCCTCTGGTCCGATGTCACCTCTACCAGCCCTCGCGAACGCACCGAGGCCGACGACCGTGATCGTAAGCCACCAAGTGCAGCGGGAGAGAGCCTGCAGCGCGGAGGAGATCCACCGGCGACTCACCGCCCACGCGGTCAAGACGCCGTCCATCCACCCCCCGTGAACGTCGCCAGCCGAGGGCGTCGTCGCCATGCCTAACGGGACCGCCGCCCCCGGTCCAGGTTCCTCCACGAAGGCCGGAGTGGCGAGATCCGCCACTAGCGACGAGATCCGGCACCACGCGGCCAACGCCGTCGCCCAAGCCCGACGTCGACCGATCCCGCCGCCGTCGGGAGCTCGCATGTTGCCGGGAGACCCTCACCCTTGGATCTGGGCACCCGTGCACCGCCGCGAGACCGCCGCCTCCGGGATCCGCCAAACCGACGGGAGGGCTGCACCCCGTGGATCAGGACGCCcgtgccaccgtggatccgggaacGGGAAGAGAGACCCTCCGCCATCGCACGCACGGGTTTTGCCCGGCGCCGATCATCGGCAGCGGCGGAGGGGGAGAAGGGCGCTGGAGGGgctaggcggcggcagcggctgagCCCTCCCGAGTCGCCCGCGGGGAAGGCGACGCGAGAGGGACCAAAAAGCACGTCAACTTGGAACCGTTGTTTTGGAACCATTTACCAACACCAACTGAAGGTTGAAGTCTCTGCATGACACAACACAGTTCCCTCTTCAATATCATCCATCACCTTGCAGCATCAGTAGGCGAGCATCCTTAAACAGCAAATTAGGCTTTTCTTCTCATATTTCTTCAATGTCCATTATTTCTTAAATTGGTAGCTGCAGAAGCAATATAAGACGTTTCTGTCAGTCATACACTATCGTTACTGAGGAGCATCAGCTAAAAAAAAGGAGTTAACGAAGCACACCGAAAGTACAATGCTAACCCTGATGGCCTTCGCACACCACGAACTACTCAATATTAATCGTGAAATGTGAACATCCAATATTAAGGCGGCCAGAAAGCGGGTCAATTATGTGAGCCATCAAGGTAGAAGACTCTGAAATGTGAACATCCACTGTTATATTTCAGTTGTACATTTGGGAGGAAGCAGCAGACTGCGATTGGGCCGAAAAGTTGGACCGAGTTTCACCCAGCTTGTTTCTGAGCAATTATGAGNNNNNNNNNNNNNNNNNNNNNNNNNNNNNNNNNNNNNNNNNNNNNNNNNNNNNNNNNNNNNNNNNNNNNNNNNNNNNNNNNNNNNNNNNNNNNNNNNNNNNNNNNNNNNNNNNNNNNNNNNNNNNNNNNNNNNNNNNNNNNNNNNNNNNNNNNNNNNNNNNNNNNNNNNNNNNNNNNNNNNNNNNNNNNNNNNNNNNNNNNNNNNNNNNNNNNNNNNNNNNNNNNNNNNNNNNNNNNNNNNNNNNNNNNNNNNNNNNNNNNNNNNNNNNNNNNNNNNNNNNNNNNNNNNNNNNNNNNNNNNNNNNNNNNNNNNNNNNNNNNNNNNNNNNNNNNNNNctctttttttttctttaaatAAAGGAGGATCTCCTTTTCCTTCTTCTGTGATGGAATGGAGTCTTGCCCTCTACAAGTGGACTGGGGGATTCTAAAAAATAAAGTGGACCGGGTGAGTGGTGCCCAAGAATATCTTGAAAAGATATCATGATCCCTACATTTTATTCTCGGTTAATAAATATTGTAATGCTCATAATGTCACCATATCATAAAAATGCTATGGCCATTTGTTTTGTAGCATTAATACTCCCAACGTCTCATTCTTGTTGGATGTGATGAACCAACAACTTTCGGTGGTGACCTATATGCCATGAAATTTCAAGGAAGTTTCATTGGTGCTATCCTATATGTCAAGAGATTTCCAGGAAGTTTCGTTCACAGGATCATACCTTAGCCTTCTGAAGTCATCTCTGGTATATGTGAAAAGGTGCTCAGGAAAGGACAAGAAGAACAATAAATAAGATATGCAACTTCCTATGAATTTCTCTCAATTGATGATGAAATGATCTTCCAATGATGCATATCCCAAGTAGTCATAGACCGTCCGGCTATATATACATGCCGATGCCTATGAGCCTGGAAAATGTTCCATTTGAAACCACTGTCTATATCAACCTACATAGATTGCATTCTCTCTTTTGTTTCATGTGGGCTATGGTGATGATGGATCAAAACGTCCTAATCGCGCTGGTGTCATATCTCCTGATGTTGATCTTGGGGCCATTGATCATAGATGTCATCCTGGTAAGCAAAAAGATCTGGAGCTTCTTGCACACATTTACAAAATACCTAGCGCATGATGACACCCTCGTCGTCGACTCTATGGTGCTTGATGATAGCCCTGCATCGCCGGCGAAAGTAACTGGCGGTGGAGGATTAACATCTCGTGACATAGAAATTGTCACGGCGAGGCTAGGTCTTACCGGGTGGAGGTACCAAGGGTGTGAAGGAATTAGTGTCGTAGATGCGTTGATGGATGGTAAGCAAGCGAGCGAGGGCGAGCTGAAGGAAGCCTTCTGTGTTTTCGACCGTGATGAGGATGGGTTCATATGCCCCGGTGAGTTGTGGAATGTGATGAGGAGGCTTGGTTGGAAAGAAGGGGCCATGTATGAGGATTGTGTGAGGATGATCCGCCCCTTCGATGAGGATGGAGATGGCAAGATCAGCTTCCTAGAGTTTAGAAGGATGATGGAGAATGCCATTTAGTTAACTAGAATGTTTTTGTTACTTTGCCTCCTTCGTGTAAAATAAGCCGTTATAAACTGTTGTATGAACAATGTGTGTCGGTATGCTACTTTTTGGCATTTAATTAAGGTTTTGACCTCACTATTTGTTCGCACCGTTTTGGGCCAAACAATTTGGCAAATATGAAAAGTATCAACCCTTGCATCTCGTTAGCAACCAGTTCGTACATAAAGTAGGAAAACGCCAACTTTACTCTCTAAAGGTTTGAGTTTGTCTCGATAGCCCCAGTTACCTTTGGTTTTGTGCATTTAACCCCTCCAAGTTCAGATATGGGATGCTATGTAAAAAAACGCTGTCAGAACTAGTGCCATAGATTGATGTGATCTGGCATTGATAATTTGCAGGGAAAATCTAATGAAGCAAACTGTGGATTAATAACATAGAAGAGAATTTCGATTCCAATTCCTGTTCTTTGGCAGATGGTGCATGATGTGCGAATGTGCATGAGTATATACGGCGCTTCTACAAACCAAGAAAAGGACATGCATTTACTTACCTGCATGTTGACGCCCCCTATATCAGtccaacaagaaaagaaaaaagggaaattaTAGGTCACTATCTAAGAGCACGAAAGGTAACAGTTATGCCAAACGTGTCAATTCATTATATGGAAAAACTTTGCTTTACATGCATCCAACGTATAGAAATTAATAGAAGGGAATGAAATTATGGATACTTCAGCAGGACAATGAATTGACCAATATTTTGGCCTAAAAATTAAGAAAATCCTACCCAACAATTATTATATACTACCATCCCATAACCTGTGAATTCACAACATATTTAACGGAGGCGATTAAACTCAAACTCACAGTCAATCATCTTACTAGGATGATGGAAACATGTGTCAAACGACATTTAAAGTGAAATGCACCATCAGAGCATCTTCAATAAATCCCCTTTCCTTACTAAAAACTGGTATAGGGGGAGTTGGCCCAAAAAACCTGCTCCAACAGATCCCATAAACGATTAAAAAAATTAGAGGACCACATATAATCAACCGAACCTCCCCTCTATCTAGGGGAAAAGGGTTGTCCATAACTTTCCCCTCAAACTGGCAGAATGCAACAGCTAAACCACGTCCACCTCCATGCCCGTGGGCGAGCCGTGGCCCAGCAGACGACCCAAACCTTTATCGGTGGCAGTCCACCGCCTTGTCCCGCCGCCCGGCCGCACCGCAGCACCTCATCCCACTGGCACGTCATCCTAGCCGCCTTGCCAGGCCGCCTCTACACGCTGACCCGACCGCCTCTCCCAACTGTACTTCCCGAGCTCACCACTTCCTCTAGTTTTCATCGCCTTCGGATGTCCGCAACGTGTTCAATGAATTTCCTCACCCTTGAACATATAAGGTTGGACCAAGAACAAGCGGACAATAGAACCTTGCGTCTTTCTTCACTAGGAGAGATATTTGATGGATTTGATCAGACTCAAAATTGCAGTGAATTATGTTACCAGGACGAAAGAAACATACGTCAAATGATATTTACATGAGTGAGGTATGTGTACGCGACCGAGTTTAGCTTCTCCGCGCATCCTCGTCGCCCCTGCTCGGGCGACTCGGGGGCCCCAAACCCTAGCTCCGCCGCCCCCCCTTTCTTCTcccctccccctcgccgccgcctgaggccgcCGGCGGGCAAGCCCGGGGTGCCGCcgtggaaggtggcggcggggccctgGCGCCCCTGCCTCTGCTGCGGGGGGCCGTGTTTcccagggcggcggccctggtcgGCGAGGCGTCACCGGCCCGGCggcaggcggtggcgcgggcgtggACCGGCGCTCCTGGCCGTGTGGATGGCGGGTGCCCCGGTGGACGGGAGCCATGGTGCTGCAGCGGCTGTGGCTCGCGGTGGAGCCAGATCTGGCCGCCCCTGCCCCCTGTTTCGAGAGctccgccccggccagatccgTCCGGCTTCTTTGCGGGCAGCCGAATcttgcgtcggtgggtggtggaggcGGGGATTCGAAGACCGGGAGAAATTCCAGGCCGGCCTCGGCGGTCTTGGCGGCGGCGACGCTCTTGGCGCCGTTCCCCTCCCTGGAGGCGTCGTTCAGGTCAGATCCATCGCCCCCCCCATCCCTCTAGTCTCCCGGGTGAAAACCTCAActctgttgggcggcggcggcaccCTTAGCGTCgcgtccttcctgaaggcgccgtttTTGGGAGCTAGGTGGGTAGTGGGCTCCTCGAAGATGCGGTGGATGTGCAGCGGCGGCAGTAGCTGGTCTTCTTTGTCTGCGACGAGATCTCCAGTGGCTCTTCGCCTACAGGGACGCTATGCTACTGCTCCTCCGTCCGTTCCGTTCCGGCAGCTCTTTCTCTTTCGTGTCCAGTTTGTGGGTGTTGGGTGGTGCGCTGCTCCATGAGATCATTCTGAGGCTAGGCGGGTGAGCTAGGTTCCTTTCCAGATGCAGCCTGCCGGTGTCTTTCCCCCCAGGTTCAAGGGTGAACTGCTACACTGTCAACGGTTCGGCGCCTTCGAGCCAGGCGAGGAGACAGGGGTCTTCTTTGACAGTGGGCTGGGAGGTCATGGCAATCCGGGGCCGCTGGTGATTTGGCGACGGCGTGCCCTCCCTCGCCGTCAGAATGGTTGCTCCTGTGCTGTCATTCTCCTTCTCCCTGGTGATTTGTATGCGAATGAGGACCTACACATCCCCGAGCTGCGTGTCTCCTTGTTAGATCATTTAGCTGGGTGTGTGTGAGGCTTGTGTGCTGCTGTCCAGCGCCTCTGTATCTTGTCATTTTTTCGTTTTCTTGTGTTGGTTTCGAgtctgtaatcctggccggttgatggctttgttaattcaaagccgggctcttctgaagccttcgttctaaaaaatgGGTATGTGTACGCATGCAAGTGTTAGCACCCATTTTATTTGCTAGATAATTGCACGTATGTTACAACATGGGCATTATTGTGTTTGTTAAACACTTATTTTGTAAGTGTTTAGTGGCTTACCAAAGAAAATATTATTTGATTTGGTCAGTCAATAAGAGGTGAGGCAGTTGAAGTGATTTTCGCGTAAA is from Triticum aestivum cultivar Chinese Spring chromosome 1B, IWGSC CS RefSeq v2.1, whole genome shotgun sequence and encodes:
- the LOC123101272 gene encoding calmodulin-like protein 3, whose translation is MWAMVMMDQNVLIALVSYLLMLILGPLIIDVILVSKKIWSFLHTFTKYLAHDDTLVVDSMVLDDSPASPAKVTGGGGLTSRDIEIVTARLGLTGWRYQGCEGISVVDALMDGKQASEGELKEAFCVFDRDEDGFICPGELWNVMRRLGWKEGAMYEDCVRMIRPFDEDGDGKISFLEFRRMMENAI